A genome region from Proteus vulgaris includes the following:
- the proS gene encoding proline--tRNA ligase, whose product MRTSHYLLSTLKETPADAEIVSHQLMLRAGMIRKLASGLYDWMPTGVRVLRKIEKIVREEMDNAGSLEISMPVVQPADLWLESGRWEQYGPELLRFSDRGERPFVLGPTHEEVVTDIVRNEITSYKQLPLNLYQIQTKFRDEVRPRFGVMRSREFIMKDAYSFHISQESLQETYDRMYEAYSKIFSRIGLDFRPVLADTGSIGGNASHEFQVLADSGEDDIVFSTGSDYAANIELAEAVMPETPRAAATEDLRLVDTPNAKTIAELVEQFNLPIEKTVKTLIVHGTKESGHSLVALLVRGDHELNEIKAEKCAIVATPLTFATEAEIRQAVNAGPGSLGPVNLPLPVIMDRAVSVMSDFGAGANVDGKHYFGINWERDLPVAEIADIRNVVEGDPSPDGNGTLLIKRGIEVGHIFQLGTKYSEALKATVQNEEGHNQIVTMGCYGIGITRIVAAAIEQNHDARGIIWPDAIAPFQVAILPMNMHRSYRVKEVADKLYNELRAQGIDVLFDDRKERPGVMFADMELIGIPHTIVIGDRNLDNNQIEYKARRSDDKSLVNVDDVVAFIKEQLA is encoded by the coding sequence ATGCGTACTAGCCACTATTTGCTCTCTACTTTAAAAGAGACACCTGCTGATGCAGAAATTGTCAGCCATCAACTTATGCTTCGCGCAGGCATGATCCGTAAACTCGCTTCTGGTCTTTATGATTGGATGCCGACAGGGGTTCGTGTTCTAAGAAAAATTGAAAAAATTGTTCGTGAAGAGATGGACAATGCAGGATCACTTGAGATTTCAATGCCCGTTGTTCAACCCGCTGACTTATGGCTAGAAAGTGGTCGTTGGGAACAGTATGGTCCTGAATTACTGCGTTTTTCAGACAGAGGCGAGCGCCCATTTGTTTTAGGCCCAACCCATGAAGAAGTGGTTACGGATATTGTTCGTAACGAGATTACTTCTTACAAACAACTTCCACTGAACCTATATCAAATTCAAACTAAATTCCGCGACGAAGTACGCCCTCGTTTTGGTGTTATGCGCTCTCGTGAATTTATCATGAAAGATGCATACTCTTTCCACATTTCTCAAGAGTCTTTACAAGAGACTTACGACAGAATGTACGAAGCTTACAGCAAAATCTTCTCACGTATTGGTTTAGATTTCCGTCCAGTACTTGCAGATACTGGCTCTATCGGTGGTAATGCTTCTCATGAATTCCAAGTTTTAGCAGACAGTGGTGAAGATGATATCGTCTTTTCGACTGGCTCTGACTATGCAGCCAATATCGAATTAGCAGAAGCAGTCATGCCTGAAACTCCACGTGCAGCTGCAACTGAAGACTTACGCTTAGTGGATACACCAAACGCTAAAACCATCGCTGAATTAGTTGAACAATTCAATCTACCAATTGAAAAAACAGTTAAAACACTGATTGTTCATGGTACGAAAGAAAGTGGTCACTCATTAGTTGCATTATTAGTCCGTGGCGATCACGAACTTAATGAAATTAAAGCAGAAAAATGCGCTATCGTTGCAACACCTTTAACTTTCGCTACTGAAGCTGAAATTCGCCAAGCTGTCAATGCAGGCCCAGGTTCATTAGGCCCAGTTAATCTGCCACTGCCCGTTATTATGGATCGCGCTGTCTCTGTAATGAGCGATTTTGGTGCTGGTGCAAACGTTGATGGTAAACACTATTTTGGTATTAACTGGGAGCGAGACCTACCTGTTGCTGAAATTGCTGACATCCGTAATGTTGTTGAAGGCGATCCAAGCCCAGACGGTAATGGAACATTACTCATCAAACGAGGTATTGAAGTTGGTCATATTTTCCAACTCGGCACAAAATATTCAGAAGCATTAAAAGCAACCGTACAAAACGAAGAAGGTCATAACCAAATCGTGACTATGGGCTGTTATGGTATCGGTATAACTCGTATTGTTGCTGCCGCGATTGAACAAAACCATGATGCTCGTGGTATTATTTGGCCAGATGCGATTGCACCATTCCAAGTTGCTATTTTACCAATGAATATGCATCGTTCTTATCGTGTTAAAGAAGTCGCTGACAAACTTTATAACGAATTACGCGCTCAAGGAATTGATGTTCTGTTTGATGATCGTAAAGAACGTCCGGGTGTCATGTTTGCTGATATGGAACTTATCGGTATTCCACACACGATCGTGATTGGTGATCGAAACTTAGACAACAACCAAATCGAATATAAAGCGCGCCGTAGTGATGATAAATCACTGGTTAATGTTGACGATGTTGTTGCCTTTATCAAAGAGCAACTCGCTTAA
- a CDS encoding YceK/YidQ family lipoprotein, with protein MKRLGAILSIILILSGCGTLNRSKSNNDYYRGTNADVEVINEPIIWLVTFGMYPIFSIISLPVDVVFDTALLPVDHVIKTQKEKAYSEERNRHKQETDSISDDQQQSALTPSPAPTPTHERWLENKTK; from the coding sequence ATGAAAAGGCTTGGAGCAATACTTAGTATTATTCTTATATTATCTGGGTGTGGGACATTAAATAGATCGAAAAGTAATAATGATTATTACCGAGGTACGAATGCTGATGTCGAAGTTATCAATGAACCTATAATTTGGTTAGTTACTTTCGGAATGTACCCTATATTCTCAATTATCAGTTTACCTGTTGATGTTGTTTTTGATACCGCCCTTCTTCCCGTTGATCATGTGATAAAAACCCAGAAAGAAAAAGCGTACTCCGAAGAGCGCAATAGACATAAACAAGAAACCGACAGTATTTCAGATGATCAGCAACAATCGGCGTTAACGCCTTCCCCTGCTCCTACTCCAACTCATGAGCGCTGGCTAGAGAACAAAACAAAATAA
- a CDS encoding MetQ/NlpA family lipoprotein, with the protein MSLKFKSLAVVSALVGALVLAGCGEKEKDPNHIRVGVISGSEQQVAEVAKQVAKDKYGLDVELVTFNDFVMPNESLSRGDIDLNAFQHKPYLDQQIKDRNFKITAVGNTFIYPIAGYSKKITDLADLPDGAQVAIPNDPTNLGRSLLLLEKVGLIKLKDGVGLLPTSLDIIENPKNLKLVELEAPQLPRSLDDQKIYLAVINTTYASQVNLTPAKDGIFVEDKDSPYVNIIVAREDNKDSENVKKFIQAYQTDEVDSAANKIFNGGAVKGW; encoded by the coding sequence ATGTCATTAAAATTTAAATCGCTCGCAGTCGTAAGTGCTTTAGTTGGCGCATTAGTATTAGCGGGTTGTGGTGAAAAAGAAAAAGATCCAAACCATATTCGTGTTGGTGTAATTTCTGGCTCTGAGCAACAAGTTGCTGAAGTCGCAAAGCAAGTTGCTAAAGATAAATATGGTCTTGATGTAGAACTTGTTACTTTCAATGACTTCGTCATGCCGAATGAATCATTAAGCCGTGGTGATATCGATCTTAATGCATTTCAACATAAACCTTATTTAGATCAGCAAATTAAGGATCGTAATTTTAAGATTACTGCAGTAGGAAATACGTTTATTTATCCTATCGCAGGTTACTCTAAGAAAATTACTGATTTAGCTGATTTACCTGATGGTGCTCAAGTAGCTATCCCTAACGATCCTACTAACTTAGGTCGTTCACTACTGTTATTAGAAAAAGTAGGATTAATTAAATTAAAAGATGGTGTAGGCTTATTACCAACTTCTTTAGATATTATTGAAAACCCTAAAAATCTAAAATTAGTAGAATTAGAAGCACCTCAATTACCACGTTCATTAGATGATCAAAAAATCTATTTAGCGGTAATCAATACCACTTATGCAAGCCAAGTAAACTTAACGCCAGCAAAAGACGGTATTTTTGTTGAAGATAAAGACTCTCCATATGTAAACATCATTGTTGCACGCGAAGATAATAAAGACAGTGAAAATGTGAAGAAATTTATTCAAGCTTACCAAACAGACGAAGTGGATAGTGCTGCAAATAAAATCTTTAACGGCGGTGCTGTAAAAGGCTGGTAA
- the tsaA gene encoding tRNA (N6-threonylcarbamoyladenosine(37)-N6)-methyltransferase TrmO: protein MNTYQMNPIGHISSPYKEKFAVPRQPGLIQDGGGQLILHAPYNHPDTVRGLAQFSHLWLIFVFHQTAQQGWHPLVRPPRLGGNAKIGVFATRSTFRPNPIGMSLVELKKVNTANQSVILELGSLDLVDGTPILDIKPYLPFAESRPNAIAGFAQEAPNNEMPVFFSPVATDQLQHYANEYPHLSRFITQVLQQDPRPAYKKGEQSDRIYAVHLLEFNVRWQVNGQQTLVLSIEPR from the coding sequence ATGAACACCTACCAAATGAATCCTATAGGGCATATTTCTAGCCCTTATAAAGAAAAATTTGCCGTTCCACGCCAGCCTGGACTCATCCAGGATGGCGGCGGCCAACTTATTCTACATGCACCTTATAATCACCCTGATACGGTTCGAGGCTTAGCGCAATTTAGCCACCTTTGGTTGATTTTTGTTTTTCATCAAACAGCACAACAAGGTTGGCATCCTCTCGTTCGTCCCCCTAGATTAGGCGGTAACGCCAAAATTGGTGTATTTGCAACTCGCTCAACCTTTCGCCCCAACCCAATTGGTATGTCATTGGTTGAATTGAAAAAAGTAAACACAGCAAATCAGTCTGTTATTTTAGAATTGGGTAGCCTTGATCTTGTGGATGGCACGCCTATTCTTGATATCAAACCTTATTTACCGTTTGCAGAATCTCGCCCTAATGCGATTGCAGGGTTTGCACAAGAAGCGCCCAATAACGAAATGCCTGTTTTCTTTTCGCCAGTTGCAACAGACCAACTGCAACACTATGCCAATGAGTACCCTCATCTTTCACGTTTTATCACCCAAGTATTACAGCAAGATCCTCGTCCTGCTTATAAAAAAGGTGAGCAAAGTGATAGAATTTATGCCGTACACTTACTCGAATTTAATGTTCGCTGGCAAGTCAATGGACAACAGACACTTGTTCTTAGTATAGAACCGCGGTAA
- the rcsF gene encoding Rcs stress response system protein RcsF yields the protein MHMRLLLIGIMALFMTGCSMQKSSDVDQSKFTDMRLNKPGQPQKPKSQTLPSVRIVEKTEDLLGAPFKDLGVVAGESCRQTLQDPPASLPIAKKRMATKAAYKNANAVLLHECQIVTGLGCYQSAICEGTALLITK from the coding sequence ATGCACATGCGCTTGCTACTTATTGGCATCATGGCGCTGTTTATGACAGGCTGTTCAATGCAAAAATCATCTGATGTTGATCAGTCTAAATTTACGGATATGCGTTTAAATAAACCTGGGCAACCACAAAAACCAAAGTCACAAACTTTACCTTCAGTACGTATTGTTGAAAAAACGGAAGACCTTTTAGGTGCCCCTTTTAAAGATCTTGGCGTTGTCGCGGGAGAATCATGTCGCCAAACATTACAAGATCCACCAGCAAGTTTACCTATTGCTAAAAAAAGAATGGCAACAAAAGCAGCCTATAAAAATGCGAATGCCGTTTTGTTGCATGAATGCCAAATAGTCACAGGCTTAGGATGCTATCAATCCGCTATATGTGAAGGCACAGCACTACTCATTACAAAATGA